From Streptomyces cyaneogriseus subsp. noncyanogenus, the proteins below share one genomic window:
- a CDS encoding PLP-dependent aminotransferase family protein — protein MAESWVNHAERIGADLHLELSGPGGRRAALIRALREAVRGGRLAPGTRLPPYRSLAADLGVARNTVADAYAELVAEGWLTARQGSGTRVAERTLPLQSAARVPREVSPHTRGPRHDLRQGTPDVSAFPRAAWLASYRRALQKAPNEVFGPGDPAGRGELREALAEYLARTRGVRAEPGRIVICSGVAHALRLLFGQDRAGGGGVLRGPLAVEGYGLGFHRRLLRDAGVRTVPLPIDAHGALVARLGRERAVLLTPAHQFPTGGPLHPERRATVVDWARARDGLVLEDDYDGEFRYDRKPVGALQGLDPERVIHLGSVSKTLSPAVRLGWMVLPERYVGGVLAAKGEREAWASVLDQLCLADLVASGAYDRHVRRMRQRYRARRNRLVQALAARAPHIEVTGIAAGLHAVLRLPPGTERATLEAAARQGIALDGLADFRHPESDLPPGDGLVVGYATPSDHAYQAALDALCGVLPPPQ, from the coding sequence GTGGCGGAATCGTGGGTCAATCACGCGGAGCGGATCGGTGCCGACCTGCATCTGGAGCTGTCCGGTCCGGGCGGGCGGCGGGCCGCGCTCATCCGTGCGCTGCGCGAGGCCGTGCGCGGCGGCCGGCTCGCTCCCGGCACGCGGCTGCCGCCGTACCGCTCGCTCGCCGCGGATCTCGGCGTCGCGCGCAACACGGTGGCCGACGCCTACGCGGAACTGGTCGCGGAGGGCTGGCTGACCGCCCGGCAGGGCTCGGGCACCCGGGTGGCGGAACGGACCCTGCCGCTCCAGTCCGCCGCACGCGTGCCCCGGGAAGTGTCTCCCCACACGCGGGGGCCACGGCACGATCTGCGGCAGGGCACCCCGGATGTGTCGGCGTTCCCGCGCGCGGCCTGGCTCGCCTCCTACCGGCGTGCCCTCCAGAAGGCGCCCAACGAGGTGTTCGGCCCCGGCGATCCGGCCGGGCGCGGGGAACTGCGGGAAGCGCTGGCGGAGTATCTGGCGCGCACGCGTGGGGTGCGCGCCGAGCCGGGCCGAATCGTGATCTGCTCCGGGGTCGCGCACGCGCTGCGTCTGCTGTTCGGGCAGGACAGGGCCGGAGGCGGCGGGGTGCTGCGCGGTCCGCTGGCCGTGGAGGGGTACGGCCTGGGTTTCCACCGGCGGCTGCTGAGGGACGCCGGTGTGCGGACGGTCCCGCTTCCGATCGACGCACACGGGGCGCTCGTCGCCCGGCTGGGACGCGAGCGGGCCGTGCTGCTGACACCCGCGCATCAGTTTCCGACCGGCGGGCCGCTGCACCCGGAGCGCCGCGCCACCGTGGTCGACTGGGCACGCGCGCGGGACGGACTGGTCCTGGAGGACGACTACGACGGCGAATTCCGCTACGACCGCAAGCCCGTCGGCGCCCTCCAAGGACTCGATCCCGAGCGGGTGATCCACCTCGGGTCGGTCAGCAAGACCCTGTCGCCCGCGGTGCGGCTGGGCTGGATGGTGCTGCCGGAGCGGTATGTCGGCGGCGTGCTCGCGGCCAAGGGCGAGCGGGAGGCGTGGGCGAGCGTCCTCGATCAGCTCTGCCTGGCCGATCTCGTCGCCTCCGGGGCGTACGACCGTCATGTACGGCGGATGCGGCAGCGTTACCGCGCGCGCCGCAACCGCCTGGTCCAGGCGCTCGCCGCGCGGGCGCCGCACATCGAGGTCACGGGCATCGCGGCCGGGCTCCACGCGGTGCTGCGGCTTCCTCCCGGCACCGAGCGCGCCACCCTGGAGGCCGCCGCCCGGCAGGGCATCGCGCTGGACGGGCTGGCGGACTTCCGGCACCCGGAGAGCGACCTTCCGCCCGGGGACGGACTCGTCGTGGGCTACGCGACACCCTCCGACCACGCGTACCAGGCCGCGCTGGACGCCCTGTGCGGCGTGCTCCCGCCACCGCAGTGA
- a CDS encoding DUF397 domain-containing protein, giving the protein MEIIVTQPVPRIRNERIYNGMPARELGSEGWHKPWSGGNGGNCLEAMKLADGRIALRQSTDPDGPALIYTSDEMTAFIQGAKAGVADFLLS; this is encoded by the coding sequence ATGGAAATCATCGTCACCCAGCCCGTGCCGCGGATCCGCAACGAGCGGATCTACAACGGCATGCCTGCCCGTGAGCTGGGCAGCGAGGGCTGGCACAAGCCGTGGAGCGGCGGCAACGGAGGTAATTGCCTGGAGGCCATGAAGCTCGCCGACGGCCGGATCGCCCTGCGCCAGTCCACCGACCCCGACGGGCCTGCCCTGATATACACCTCCGACGAGATGACGGCCTTCATTCAGGGGGCCAAGGCGGGGGTGGCGGACTTCCTGCTGTCCTGA